The Candidatus Polarisedimenticolia bacterium genome includes the window CTTTTTCCTGCCGATCTGGTTCCCACCACTGCCCATGTCCCCATTCCCTATATCATGGGCTTCGATTCCTTCCCGCTGACCACGCTGGAGACGAAGAAGCGCATCCTGGCGACGGCGCTGCGCGAACGCTGGCAGCTGATTCTGGTGCATGAGACAGAGCATCCGGTGGGAACGCTGCGGGAGGAGGGAGGCAGGATGGCCTTCGAGCCGTCGGTGGAGGAGCGATGAGCGAAGGGGTTCTGGTCCTGGAGGACGGCCGGGTCTTCCCGGGACGTTCTTTCGGCTCGCCGCTGGAGCGCTGGGGCGAGGTGGTCTTCAACACCTCGATGACCGGCTACCAGGAGATCCTCACCGATCCCTCGTACCGCGGGCAGATCGTGGCGCTCACGGTCCCGGAGGTGGGGAATTACGGCGTCAATCTGGAGGATCCGCAGTCGGATCGGATCCAGGTCGAAGGCTTCCTGATTCGCAGCCTCAGCTCCGCGCCCAGCAACTGGCGATCGGTGCGCAGCCTGGTCGAGTACCTCGTCGAAGCGCAGATCCCCGCCTTGTGCGAGGTGGACACGCGGGCGCTCACCCTGCACATCCGCTCGCGCGGCGCCATGAAAGGGGTCCTCTCTCCCGCCGGGGGAGATGTGGAAGCGCTGGCGATCGTCGCCCGCTCCGCTCCATCGCTGGCCGAGATCGATCTCGTCGGCAAGGTGACCTGCCCGGCCTCCTATCCCTTCGAGCCTTCCGATGCCATCGAGGGAGCGCGCTCCGGATCGCGCATCCCCATCGTCGCCTACGATCTGGGGATGAAGCGCAACATCCTGAACCGGCTCCACGCCGCCGGTTTCGACGTGACGGTCCTTCCCGCGGCCACGCCCGCCGAGACGGCGCTGGCGTCCAAGCCGCGCGGCATCTTCTTCTCCAACGGTCCCGGCGACCCGGCCGCCTGCACCGCGGTGGTGCGCAGCGCCCGTGCCCTGGTGGGCCGACTGCCGGTTTTCGGAATCTGCCTGGGGCACCAGATTCTGGGACTCGCCCTGGGGGCCAAGACGTTCAAGCTCAAGTTCGGGCACCGCGGGGGAAACCAGCCGGTCAAGGACCTGGCGAGCGGCAAGGTCCTGATCACCGCGCAAAATCACGGCTACGCGGTCGATCCCGATCGCCTTCCGCCCGGGCTCGAAGTGACGCAGCTGAATCTCAACGATGGCACGGTCGAGGGAATCAGGCATCGCGAAATGCCGATCCTGGCCGTGCAGTACCACCCGGAGGCCAGCCCCGGGCCGCTCGATTCCTACCCGCTCTTCGACACCTTCCGCGATCTCATCCTGACGCACGAGAAGCGCTCGTAACGCCACGCCAATCTCAGCCGCCTGCCCATCCGCTGCGCAAGGCGTCAGCGTCGGTGACAGCCGAATCCGTCCGTCTGCCCACGCGACGCACGGTCCGGGAGCGCGGGCCTCTCGCCTGTCCCCGGGGTCCGGCGCGCCGTGTGACCGCTGATCACGATTCCGGAGTCGCGCGGGAGATAGGGCCTCGCCACGAGCACAAGCGCCACGCAGGTCGCGCCTTTCCGTGGATGGCTGCGCGCGCGCGACCTATATTCCCTCCTCGGACGGATCTCGCCTCGCCGCGGGGCACAACGCAGCGGAGGGAAATTCTGATGGGTCAGCAGAGCGATTACTACATCATCGAGGAAGAGGACCTGCTGGAGGGGCTGCGGCAGCGAGGCTCGAAGACCGCCACCGGCACCCTGCGCGCCGTCCAGACAGCGACGCGCCGCGCATCGAGACGGGACAGCCTGCGCCCGGGCGGCCGCTTCAGCGCGCCGCTCGCATCGACCTTCTCCATGTTCCTGTGTGGCGCGGGACAGGTGATCAACGGGCAGTGGAGGCTTGGAGCGCTGCTGTTCCTCACCGAGGTGTTCGCGGTCGCCGCGCACTGGTGCCTGATACGGGCCTGGCCTTTCTTCCGCGACGTGGCGCACATCTACGCGATTTCGGAGGAGGAGCTGTTCCTGGGACTGGCCGCGACCGATTTCCTGCTGCTCTTCTTCCTGCTCTACAACGTCGCGCAGGCCTACCATCAGGGCGAGGCGCGCAGCGGCGGCTTCGATGGGATCGGCGTGTCGTACGTCTCGGCGCTGGCCTCCGCCCTGGTGCCGGGCTGGGGGCAGCTGCTGAACGGACAGGCGGGCAAGGGGCTTTTCTTCCTGTTCTGCGTGCTGGGGCAGGTCTACGCGCTGGCGCTGCTGGGCCTCACTTCGTTCTTCCACCTGTTTCCCAGGCTTGGAGTGGAGAAGCTCCTGGAAGAGCGCGGCGATATCCTCGGGCTCTCGTTCTTCTTCTTCGCCAC containing:
- the carA gene encoding glutamine-hydrolyzing carbamoyl-phosphate synthase small subunit; translation: MSEGVLVLEDGRVFPGRSFGSPLERWGEVVFNTSMTGYQEILTDPSYRGQIVALTVPEVGNYGVNLEDPQSDRIQVEGFLIRSLSSAPSNWRSVRSLVEYLVEAQIPALCEVDTRALTLHIRSRGAMKGVLSPAGGDVEALAIVARSAPSLAEIDLVGKVTCPASYPFEPSDAIEGARSGSRIPIVAYDLGMKRNILNRLHAAGFDVTVLPAATPAETALASKPRGIFFSNGPGDPAACTAVVRSARALVGRLPVFGICLGHQILGLALGAKTFKLKFGHRGGNQPVKDLASGKVLITAQNHGYAVDPDRLPPGLEVTQLNLNDGTVEGIRHREMPILAVQYHPEASPGPLDSYPLFDTFRDLILTHEKRS